GGTTTCTCGCCTTCAGCCTCTGTTTTCTGTTCGGCGGGCTCGGCCCCCTCACCAGTCGGCTCACGAGCCTCCTCGCTGCCGGCCTCAGCTTCGCCCGTGCGGCCCTCGTCGGCCTGACCTTCGCCGTTCGAACCGGCTTTCTTCTTGCGGCGGCGCCGCCGCCGCTTCTTGGGCTTCTCCTCGCCTTCGGCGGACGACACGGCCTCGGCGGACGACGCGGCCTCGGACTCGTCCTCAACCACCGCTTCTTGCATCTCAGAGGTATCGACAGAAATCACCGGCGCGACCACCTCGGGCACCGCGCGGGTCGCCGTCTTGAAGCGCTCGATCGAGAAATCGGGCGAGATCAGGAACGGGTCTGCCTCGATCCGAACCGACAGGCCGTACCGCGCCTCGATCTGGGCCACATGCTCGCGTTTCTGGTTCATCAGGTAGTTCACGATACCTACCGGCGCTTTCAGCAGAACCTCGCGAGACCGGCCCCGGACCCCCTCTTCCTCAAGCTGGCGCAGGATGGCCAGCGCCAAGCTGTCATCGGAGCGGATGAGCCCTGTGCCGTGACAATGCGGGCACGGCTGGGTCGTCGCCTCGATCATGCCGGGGCGTAGGCGCTGGCGGCTCATCTCCAAGAGGCCGAAGCCCGAGATACGGCCGACCTGGATGCGGGCGCGGTCGTTCTTGAGCCTTTCCTTGAGGCGCTTCTCGACCGCGGCGTTGTTCTTCCGCTCCTCCATGTCGATGAAGTCGATAACGATCAGCCCGGCGAGGTCGCGCAACCGCAGTTGGCGGGCCACCTCCTCGGCCGCCTCGAGGTTGGTCTTGAGCGCCGTTTCCTCGATCGAGCCTTCCTTCGTCGCCTTGCCCGAGTTCACGTCGATCGCTACCAACGCCTCGGTGACGCCGATCACGATATACCCGCCCGACTTGAGCTGGACGGTGGGGTTGAACATAGAGGAAAGGTAGCTCTCGACTTGGAACCGCGCAAAGAGCGGCAGCGGGTCGGTATACTGCTTCACGTTCTTGGCGTGGGACGGCATGATCATCTTCATGAAGTCCTTGGCCATGCGATAGCCGCGATCGCCCTCGACCAGCACCTCGTCGATCTCGCGCGAATACAGGTCGCGGATCGACCGCTTGACAAGATCGCCTTCCTCGTAGATCGGCGCCGGCGCGACGGATTTCAGCGTCAGTTCCCGGATCTGTTCCCACAGCCGTTGCAGGTATTCGTAATCGCGCTTGATCTCGGACTTGGTGCGCTGCGCGCCCGCCGTCCGAATGATGAGCCCCGCGCCCTCGGGAACATCAAGTTCGCCCGCGATCTCCTTGAGTTTCTTACGATCTGCGGCGTTCGTGATCTTGCGCGAGATGCCGCCGCCGCGAGCGGTGTTGGGCATCAGTACGCAGTAGCGGCCTGCGAGGCTCAGGTAGGTCGTGAGCGCCGCGCCCTTGTTGCCGCGCTCTTCCTTGACGACCTGCACCAGCATGATCTGCCGGACCTTGATGACCTCCTGAATCTTGTAGCGGCGCGGCCGGGGCTTGCGCGAGCGGATCTCCTCGGTCACGTCCTCGTCGGCGACCGACTCGATCTGGTCGTCACGTGCGGCGGGCTCCGCCGCTTTGTCGTCCGTCTCCCGGGTCTCCGCCGACGCGTCGCCCTGCGGCGCGGTCTCGCCCTCGTCGGGTTTGCGTGCGGACTTGCGACGTCGGCGCGACGGCTTGCGAGGCTTGGACGGCTCCGCCTCTTCACCTTCAACAAGCGGCTGGGCCGACTCGGCCTCTTGGCCGAGGTCGACCACGTCCATCCCGGGGATATCGCCCGACGGCTCGCGCGTCTCAACCGGGTCGTCGCTGCGCGCGGCGGCCGCAACAGTACCGGAGGGGCCGTCGTCCCCGCGATTTTCGGGCGTCACCTTCCGGTCGGGAGTGTCCTCGTCCGCCGATTCCGCCGGCCTGTCTGCCGCTTCCGTTGGCGTGCCCGGCGAACACGCCTCCTCCGAGGTCACGGGCGGCTCGGCCGCCACCCCGGACACACCTTGGGGTTGTGCCGCTGGCGCGGCAACTTCGGCCGATTCCTGGTCGGGTCCGGCCTCGGCGGCGGGAGACTGGCCCTCCGTCTTGGGCTTGCGCCGGGACCGTGAGCGCCGCTTGGGCTTGGGCTTCTCCGCCGCCTCGTCCTCGTCCATCTCCTCGGCGAGCGCGCGTTCTTCTGCGAGCAACGCCTCACGGTCGGCGACCGGGATCTGGTAGTAGTCCGGGTGGATTTCCGAGAACGCCAGGAAGCCGTGTCGGTTGCCGCCGTAATCCACGAACGCCGCCTGGAGCGAGGGCTCCACGCGGGTGACTTTCGCTAGATAGATATTGCCGGCGAGTTGACGCTTGTTGACACTCTCGAAATCAAACTCTTCAACCTTGTTTCCGTCCACCACCACAACGCGGGTCTCTTCCGCGTGGGTGGCGTCGATGAGCATTTTCTTTGCCATATCAATTCTTTGCACCACGGCGTCACGCCCGGCCCCGGCGGGGCAAGGCGGCGCGGAGGGTGTCTTGTTGGGGCGTGGGCGCGCGCGCGGGCCGGGCGGGCGACGTCTGGCCTGCCCGTCTCCTGCCTTGTATGCCTCACGCACTCCATCGCGGTTCGTCTCCGATGCCGAAAAAGTGAGCGGCATCCATTGGTGTGTCCCGGCGGCATCTGCGCACACCGGGCATGCGGCGGGACCTTGCGGGTCCCCTTCGGCCTGCTTCGTGCTGCTCCGGGCTTCGGTGCCGCGGGACGCGCGAAATACAGCGAAACTTGTCGGCGGCGATCGGACGACCATACGCGTTCCACGCGCCGCTTGGCGACATTAGCGGTAGAGGCGGGGAAATTACAATGCCTTTTTCCCCCGCCCCACCCGCTCAGAGATAGTCGGCCCGGCTGAGACCGTACTTGGCCATTTTCTCGTTCAACGTGCGCCGCGGCAGGCAGAGTTCCTCCATAACGCCCGCGATCGAGCCCTTGTGGCGGCGCATCGTATTGTCGATCAGCATCCGTTCGAAAGCCTCGACATATTCCTTCAGCGGCTTGCCCTCGGTGGTCATCACCGGTTTCGCGGCCTCGTTGTCGGCCATCAGGAGGCTCGCGATGGTGCCCGATCCGCGGCGGTTCTGCAGCACCGCCCGCTCGGCGATGTTGATCAGCTGGCGCACGTTGCCCGGCCAGGGCGCCTGCATCAGCTGCGCCGCCTCCTGCGCGGTCACCTCGGGCGCTTCGCAGCCGTATTCCTCGGCGAACTGTTCGGAGAGCCGGTTGAACAGAGTCAGGATATCCTCGCCGCGGGCACGCAGCGGCGGCAGGGTGATCCGCATCGCGGCGAGCCGGTAGAACAGGTCCGGCCGCAACGCATCCTCCACCGTCTTGTCCTGCTCTTGCAGGTTCGACACCGCGATGATCCGCGTCTCGGCCGGTACGCCCTGATCGTTGATGAAGGTCAGCAGACGCGCCTGCAGAGCCGGCGACAGGGCGTCGACATCCTCAAGGCACAGCGTCCCTCCGCGCGCCTCTTCGACCGCCGGCAGGCTCGCGCCTTCGTCGAACGGGCCGAAGAGGCGCGCGCTCAATGACTCGTCATCGAAGGCGGCGCAGGCGATCTGCACGAATTTCTTGCCCGCACGTGGCCCAACTGCGTGCAGCGCGTGCGCCACCAGCGTCTTGCCTGTACCGGTCTCGCCATCGATCAGCACGTGGCCGTCGGCTTGGCCGAGGTCGAGAATATCCTCGCGCAGCCGCTCCATCACGGGGGAAGAGCCGATCAGCTTCTTCACCAGTACCGTGCCGTCGCCGAGCTCGCGCCTAAGCGCCCGGTTGTCCAGAGTCAGCCGCCGGGTCTGACTGGCCCGCTTGGCCAGTTCGGTCATGCGGTCGGGGTTGAACGGCTTTTCCATGAAATCGAACGCCCCAATCCGCATCGCCTCCACCGCCATCGGCACGTCGCCATGCCCCGTGATCATGATGACGGGCAGCGATGAATCGAGGCTCATCAAGCGCTTCAACAGCGCGATGCCGTCCATCCCCGGCATCTTGATGTCGGTCACGACGACGCCGGGATAATCGGGACCAATCTCCTTCAGCGCGTCCTCGGCGCGCGCGAAGGTTGCCGTGTCGAACCCGCTCAGCGCCAGCCACTGGCTGATCGACTGGCGCATGTCCTGCTCGTCGTCGACGATGGCGATCTTCATGGCCTGGGGCATTGTTCTTCCTTATTCCGCGGCTTCCACGTCCTGGCTCAATATCGGCAGCTGCACTTCGAATACAGCCCCACCGTCGCGCCCGTTGCGCGCGGTCAGCCGGCCACCGAGATCGTTGACGATTCCCGACGAGATCGCGAGGCCCAGCCCCACCCCGTCGCCCGGCTCCTTTGTGGTGTAGAACGGCTCGAACAGGTTCTCGAGGTCCTCGATCCCGTGGCCGTTGTCGCGCACGGTCAACGTCGCCGTCTCGCCGGCCGAGAGGATCAGGTCGACTTGGGGCGCGGGCGACTCCCGCGTCGCATCGAGGGCGTTGCGCAGCAGATTGATGATCACCTGCTCAAGCCGGACGCGATCGGCCATGACGCACACCTTCTCACGCGGCAGCGACCGCGTTATCGTCACCCTGCGGCGCTTGAGCTGGGGCTCCATCATCGACAGCGCGCCCGAGACGCAGGAGCGCATGTCCAGGGGCTCGAAGGCGTCCCCCCCCTTGCGAGCGTAACTCTTGAGTTGCCTGGTGATCGCGCCCATCCGTTCGATCAGGTCGTCGATCCGCTGGAACGAAGACAGCGCCTCGTCAGACCTCTTGCGCTGCAAAAGCAGGCGCGCGCCGGCCAGGTAGGTCTTCATCGCTGCGAGCGGCTGGTTCAGTTCATGGCTGACCGCGGCCGACATCTCGCCCAGCGCCGCCAGCTTGGAGCTTTGCGCAAGCGTCTGCTCGGCCACTTCGAGGTTCTTCTCGGCCCGCTCGCGCTCGGCGATCTCGCGTTGCAGCCGGGCGTTCAGTTCGCGCAGCTCGCGGGTTTCCTGCTGGAACCCGATCGAGCGCAGCTGCGCCCGGCGGGACATCATGTAGAACGTGCCGGCCAGCAGGATCGCGAAGCCCATGATCTCGAGCGCCAGCACCGAGTTTACCTTGTCGCGGATCGAGACATAGGAGGTGAACGAGATGATGCGCCAGCCATGGTGGTTGATCCGCGCCGAGTTGCGCATCACCGCCTCACCCATCAGATAGGCATCGGGCGGCAGAGCGCCCCAGTCCGCGGTGGCCTGGAGCGCGCGCTGGATCGCCGACGGCGGAGAGCGCACCGCCAGCGCCTCTTCCACCGTGCGCCCGCGCCAGCGCGGCTCGGTCGACAGGATGATCTGTCCCTCGCTGTCGGTGACTATGATCGCGTCGGCAATGCCCGCCCAGTTCTGCTCGAACTTGCCGAGATCGACGCCGACGACGATCACGCCGGCCTTCTTACGGTTGATCACGATCGAACGGGAATAGGTGAAACTGTAAGCCCCCGCCTCGGTCCGCGACGTGATGAAGACCGTGTCGTTCGAACGCTGCGCCTCGACGAAAAAGGGCGCGTTGCGCAGGTTGGTGCCGATCCTGTTGCGATCGGTGGCGGCCACCACCCGCCCGCTGCCGTCCAGCAGCATCAGCGAGGCGGCGCCAATCTCGTCCACATAGCTGATCAACTGCTGGGAGCTTTGCGAGAAATCGCTTGTGTTCAGCGCATTGATCAGCGTGGGATCGCGCGACAGCAAAAGCGGCACGACCGAGGCGCGCTGCAATTCGCTCACGACGTTGCCGGAGTAGAGCGCAAGCCGCACCTGGGCGCGGTTGCGCGTCGTCTCGGTGAAGCGTTCCGTCAGCCAGGTGTTGGTGACCCAGACCGTCGCGACGGCAACCGCAATCAGGGCGACAAGCGCGATGCGCTTGCGCCATTCCGCCCCTTCCGGCGCGAAGACGACCCTAGCCTTGCGAAAGACGCCGAGCATGTCCGCCAGATTACGCCGGGGCCGCAGACCGCTCAAGCGCGGCGCCCTCACGCCGGCGTCAGCGCGCCGATCAGCGAGCGGAAAAGCGCCGCCCCATCCGTGCCGCCATGGGCGGGTTCGGCGGCGCGTTCGGGATGCGGCATCACGCCCAGCACGCGCCGGTTCTCGCTGAGAATTCCGGCGATGTCGGCCACCGAGCCGTTGGGGTTGTCGCGATAGGTGAAGGCGATGCGGTCCTCGCCTCGCAGCCGCGCCACAAGGTCGTCATCGGCGACATAGTTGCCGTCGTGATGGGCGACGGGCACGGCGATCCTTTGGCCGGCCTCGTATCCGGTCGTGAAAGCGCAATTGGCGGTTTCCACCGTGAGGTCGACGGGCTTGCAGACGAACTTCAAACCCGCGTTCCGCATCAGCGCCCCAGGCAGTATGCCGGTTTCCGTCAGCACCTGGAACCCGTTGCAGACCCCCAGCGCATAGCCGCCGCGATGGGTATGCTCGATGACCGCGCGGGTGATCGGCGAGCGCGCGGCGATCGCGCCGCAGCGCAGGTAATCGCCGAAGGAAAACCCGCCGGGTATGCCGACGACGTCGACGCCCTCGGGCAGGACTCGGTTCTTGTGCCACACCATCGTGACCTCGGCGCCGGCCTTGCGGAACGCTTCCGCTAGGTCGCGGTCGCAGTTGGAGCCGGGAAAAACGAGAACGGCGGCTTTCATCGGGGTCCCCTCAGCCGATCTCGATGTCGAAGCGCTCGATCACGGTGTTGGCGAGCAGCTTTTCGCACATCTCGCGCACCTGCGCCTCGGCCGCCCCCGGGTCCGTTTCCGCCAGATCAAGATCGATGACCTTGCCCTGGCGCACCTCGCCCACGCCGTCGAACCCCAGCGCGCCCAGCGCATGGGCCACCGCCTGTCCCTGCGGGTCTAGCACGCCATCCTTGAGCATCACGTGAACGCGGGCTTTCATGCCGTCTTTCCTTTCGTCGCTCGGGGCCTGCGCGGTCGCGGAAGCCCGTCATGTCGTTCAGCTGCGCCCGTCCCTTTTCGCACCGCGGGCACCCTTGCGCTTGGCATCATGTCCGGAGGAGCTTCGTGATGACACGAGCCGGACACGCTTGCCCTTTCAATTGATCAGAGTCGGCTTCGTCGCATGGGTTACGTTCGTCGGCAGCACGCCCAGCCGTTTGGCGACCTCGGTGTAGGCGTCGGTCAGGCTGCCCAGGTCGCGGCGGAACACGTCCTTGTCGAGATGCTCGCCGGTCTTGACGTCCCACAGTCGGCAGCTGTCGGGGCTGATCTCGTCGGCCACCACGAGGCGCATGAAATCGCCCTCCCAAATGCGGCCGACTTCGATCTTGAAATCCACCAGCTTGATGCCGACGGCCAGCATCACCCCCGAAAGGAAGTCGTTCACCCGAAGCGCCAGCGCCACCATGTCATCCAGGTCCTGCTGCGCCGCCCAGCCGAAGGCGATGATGTGCTCCTCGGTCACCAGCGGGTCGCCCAGAGCGTCGTCCTTGTAGTAGAATTCCACGATGGGCCGCGGCAGCGCGGCCCCCTCCTCTAGCCCCAGCCGCTTGGACATCGAACCGGCGGCCACGTTGCGCACCACGACCTCCAGCGGGATGATCTCGACCTGGCGGATCAGCTGTTCGCGCATGTTGATGCGGCGGATGAAATGGGTCGGCACGCCGATAGCGTTCAGCCCGGTCATGAAGAACTCGGACAGGCGGTTGTTCAGCACCCCCTTGCCCTCAATCACGTCGTGCTTCTCTGCGTTGAAGGCGGTGGCGTCGTCCTTGAAGTATTGCACAAGGGTGCCGGGCTCGGGCCCCTCGTAGAGAATCTTCGCCTTGCCCTCGTAGACTTTCTTGCGACGTGCCATGGAGACTCCGAATCCGGGAAGCGCGGGCCCCGGGTGACCCGCGCGCTCGCTGAGCTTTTAGGGCATGGGCCGTCCTGCCGCAAGGCACCGCGCGGCGGCACCGTCAAGACAAGGCCACCACAGTGACGTAGCGTCATGCGCCATGATTTTGCCCTTACAGACCATTGGCTACCTTGACGTCTGCCAAAGTATACAACATGTGGCGCGCGCTCGCACAACGTCGGCCGCCCAGAAACGGCCGACCACTCGACGAACAGACCCACCAGCGGCCGAAGAAAACAGAATGGACCGCCCCGTCATCGACTACACCGCACCCGTGTGTACCATCGCCCGGGATATCATCCTCGCGTCCTGCGAACGTGTCTGGCACAGCCTGATCGACTTCGAGCGCTGGCCTTCCTGGAACGACGCCGTGCACCGCGTCGCCCTGGACGGGCCGCTGGCCGAGGGCTCGACCGTCCACTGGACGACGGCGCGCGGCCTGACGCTCAGCACAACCCTGACGCGTCTCGACCCCTACGCGAGGATCGCCTGGGCCGGGTCGGTCGGCGCGATGCAAGCCGGATACCAGCTTTCGCTCGAGCCGCGCGACGGCATGACCCGCGCAGTGGCCGAAGTTTCGATCGACTCCGGCCTTGCGCGGGCGATGCCCGGTTTCACCGAACGTGCGCTGCGGGCGGGCCTCCGGCGCGGCCTGGCGGCCCTTCGGGTCGAGGCCGAGCGCCACGCCGTCTAGGCGAGAAGAACGGCGGGCGAAGGTCAGCCTGCCCCTAGGCAGGCGCGCGAACTTCCCTTAAATGGCATTCGAAACCGGAATCCCAGGAGGCCCGCAGCCGATGACCACTTTCGACGACCGCGAGAACGCATTCGAGAACAAGTTCGCCCACGACTCCGAGATGCAGTTCAAGGCCGAGGCGCGGCGCAACAAGCTGCTCGGGCTCTGGGCGGCGGAGCTGATGGGCCTGTCGGAAGAGGCTTCGCTTGAATACGCCAAGGAAGTGGTCAAGGCCGATTTCGAGGAAGTCGGCGAAGAGGACGTCTACCGCAAGCTCGCCGGCGATCTCGGAACCAAGGCCGACGAGGCGACGATTCGCGCCAAGATGGCGGAGCTGATGGTCGTGGCCAAAGAGCAGATCATGAACGAAAGCTGACGGCGCGCCGGACTCCCCCGGCCTGCCTTCCCGGCGGCACCCGCCGCCTGCCCGTGACCGCCGAAAGGATCCGCAAATGACGGACGCGCTGTCCCGCATGCTTGCCGAGCGCGACTGGCTGATGGCCGACGGCGCCACCGGCACCAACCTGTTCAACATGGGGCTGGCCTCGGGCGAGCCGCCGGAACTTTGGAACATCGACCGCCCCGACGACATCCGGGCGCTGTACCGCGGCGCGGCCGAGGCGGGCTCGGACATCTTTCTGACCAACAGCTTCGGCGCCAACGCCGCGCGGCTCAAGCTGCATGACGCCCAGGGCCGGGTGGGCGAGCTAAACAGGGTCGCCGCCGGACTTGGCCGCGAGGTGGCCGACGCAGCGGACCGCCCGGTGGTGGTCGCCGGCTCCATGGGCCCGACCGGCGAGATCATGGAACCAATGGGGCCGCTTTCCTACCCCGCCGCGGTCGAGATGTTCCACGAACAGGCCGAAGCGCTGAAGACCGGCGGCGCCGACGTGCTCTGGGTCGAGACGATCAGCGCGGGCGACGAGTTCCGGGCCGCGGCTGAAGCCTGCCAGCGGGCGGAGATGCCGTGGTGCGGCACGATGAGCTTCGACACCGCGGGGCGTACGATGATGGGCCTGACCTCGGCCGACCTGGCCGCACTGGTCGAAAATCTGGCTTGGAAACCGCTGGGCTTCGGTGCCAATTGCGGCGTGGGCGCGTCGGATCTGTTGCGCACCGTGCTGGGTTTCGCCGCGGCGGGCACCGAACGCCCGATCATCGCCAAGGGCAATGCCGGCATTCCGAAATATGTCGAGGGACACATCCATTACGACGGCACGCCGGAGTTGATGGCCGATTACGCGGTGCTTGCACGTGACAGCGGCGCGACGATCATCGGCGGGTGCTGCGGCACGACGCCGGCGCATCTGCGCGCCATGCGCGAGGCGCTGGAAACCCGCCCGTGCGGCCCGCGCCCCAGCCTCGACGAAATCGCCGAAAGGCTCGGCGGCTTTTCCTCCGCTTCGGACGGCACCGCAGAGGAGGATACACCGGCGCGACCGCGCCGACGCCGGCGGGGGTAGTCGCGCGCCCGCTCACGCGCCCGGGGCGGCAGCTTGCGGATACCAGCGAATTTATTTCAGAACAGTTCCAGCTGATCGCCCGGGCGTGGCGGCACCCGGAACAGATCGGTGCGCAACGCCGGCAGGTCGCGATCGAGGGCCAGCCGCGCCGCGGCGACACGGAACCGCCGGGCGATCATCGCCGCATAGAGCCCCTCGCCGCGCATCCGCTTTCCCCAGTCCGGGCAATAGTCCCGGCCGCCATGCATCTCACGCAGCCGCGCCATGACACGCGCTGCCTTGCCGGGCTGGTGCCGTTCGAGCCAGTCCTGAAACATCGCCGACACCTCAAGCGGCAGGCGCAGCATCACCCAGGTGGCCGCCACCGCGCCGGCCACCTTCGCCCGCTTCAGGATTGACTCCAACTCGTGATCAGTGAGGCCCGGGATCACCGGCGCAACCATGGCGCGCACCTCGACCCCCGCGCCGGCCAGTCGTTCGATCGTCGCCAGACGCCGCGCGGGCGATGGCGCCCGCGGCTCCATGCTGCGGGCAAGTCCCGCGTCGAGCGTCGTCAGCGAGACCCCAACCCGCACCAGCCCCAGCGCCGCGAGTTCCCCCAGAACGTCGAGATCGCGCTCGATCAGGTTGCCGCGGGTGACGAGGCCCACCGGGTGGCGGAACGCCAGCAGCACCTCGAGCAGGCGGCGCGTAATCCGCTGCGCGCGCTCCACCGGTTGATAGGGGTCGGTATTGGTGCCGATTGCGATCGTGCGCGGTCGGTAGGAAGGTCTGGAAAGCTCCCGGGCCAGCACGTCGGGCGCCTCCGGCCGCGCCACGAGCCGTGCCTCGAAATCGAACCCCGGCGAGAGCCCCAGCCAAGCATGGCTGGGCCGCGCGAAGCAGTAGATGCAGCCATGCTCGCAACCCCGGTAGGGGTTGATCGAACGGTCGAACGGCACGTCGGGCGAACGGTTGCGGGTGATGACCGTGCGCGGCCGTTCCAGGCGCAGTTCGGTACGCAGGACCGGCAGGTCGTCGTCCCGCGCCCAGCCGTCATCCACCGCCTCGGTAGAGAGGCGCTCGAAGCGGTTCGCGGGGTTGTGGCCGGCCCCACGGCCGGGAGTGCGCGCACGCGGATGGTCCATGCACTAAGAATGGAACATATGAGGAACGCCCGCAAGGGCGTTCGCTCCACCGCCGGGGATGCAATGCGACGCGGTCATGGTATGCTGCAGCGTATCTCAGGGAGGACTTCACGCGGATCAGACACTTGACCGTTGCCGCCGCGCTTGCCACCGCCCCGCTGCCGGCGCCCGCTGCCGGGATCGCGCCCTACAGCGACTTTTTCGTCTTCGGCGAAAGCACGAGCGACCCAGGCAACCTGTTCGACTTCCTGTTCGGAGCACCGCTGTCGCCGATGTCCGGGGTCTATGACAACGGACAACTCTCCGACGGCGACACCTGGGCCACGCAACTCGGCGCGGATTTCGCCTCGCGCCGAGATTTCGCCTATGGTGCCGCGCGGGCCACCTATACGGGTGCCGTCGATATCACGCTGCCGGATGGCAGGGTCGTATCGGTGGACGTGCCCGACCTGCCCGACCAGATCACCGGCT
This genomic window from Rhodovulum sp. ES.010 contains:
- a CDS encoding ribonuclease E/G encodes the protein MAKKMLIDATHAEETRVVVVDGNKVEEFDFESVNKRQLAGNIYLAKVTRVEPSLQAAFVDYGGNRHGFLAFSEIHPDYYQIPVADREALLAEERALAEEMDEDEAAEKPKPKRRSRSRRKPKTEGQSPAAEAGPDQESAEVAAPAAQPQGVSGVAAEPPVTSEEACSPGTPTEAADRPAESADEDTPDRKVTPENRGDDGPSGTVAAAARSDDPVETREPSGDIPGMDVVDLGQEAESAQPLVEGEEAEPSKPRKPSRRRRKSARKPDEGETAPQGDASAETRETDDKAAEPAARDDQIESVADEDVTEEIRSRKPRPRRYKIQEVIKVRQIMLVQVVKEERGNKGAALTTYLSLAGRYCVLMPNTARGGGISRKITNAADRKKLKEIAGELDVPEGAGLIIRTAGAQRTKSEIKRDYEYLQRLWEQIRELTLKSVAPAPIYEEGDLVKRSIRDLYSREIDEVLVEGDRGYRMAKDFMKMIMPSHAKNVKQYTDPLPLFARFQVESYLSSMFNPTVQLKSGGYIVIGVTEALVAIDVNSGKATKEGSIEETALKTNLEAAEEVARQLRLRDLAGLIVIDFIDMEERKNNAAVEKRLKERLKNDRARIQVGRISGFGLLEMSRQRLRPGMIEATTQPCPHCHGTGLIRSDDSLALAILRQLEEEGVRGRSREVLLKAPVGIVNYLMNQKREHVAQIEARYGLSVRIEADPFLISPDFSIERFKTATRAVPEVVAPVISVDTSEMQEAVVEDESEAASSAEAVSSAEGEEKPKKRRRRRRKKKAGSNGEGQADEGRTGEAEAGSEEAREPTGEGAEPAEQKTEAEGEKPRKSRTRRPRGRKAEPAETAADQDGEADTPPAEPSMEPGTEPEPVEETAAAPIPASVSEPDAAPEPSPKPEAQPAPAAAADEEEASKPKKRGWWSLGR
- a CDS encoding sigma-54 dependent transcriptional regulator, encoding MPQAMKIAIVDDEQDMRQSISQWLALSGFDTATFARAEDALKEIGPDYPGVVVTDIKMPGMDGIALLKRLMSLDSSLPVIMITGHGDVPMAVEAMRIGAFDFMEKPFNPDRMTELAKRASQTRRLTLDNRALRRELGDGTVLVKKLIGSSPVMERLREDILDLGQADGHVLIDGETGTGKTLVAHALHAVGPRAGKKFVQIACAAFDDESLSARLFGPFDEGASLPAVEEARGGTLCLEDVDALSPALQARLLTFINDQGVPAETRIIAVSNLQEQDKTVEDALRPDLFYRLAAMRITLPPLRARGEDILTLFNRLSEQFAEEYGCEAPEVTAQEAAQLMQAPWPGNVRQLINIAERAVLQNRRGSGTIASLLMADNEAAKPVMTTEGKPLKEYVEAFERMLIDNTMRRHKGSIAGVMEELCLPRRTLNEKMAKYGLSRADYL
- a CDS encoding ATP-binding protein, with product MLGVFRKARVVFAPEGAEWRKRIALVALIAVAVATVWVTNTWLTERFTETTRNRAQVRLALYSGNVVSELQRASVVPLLLSRDPTLINALNTSDFSQSSQQLISYVDEIGAASLMLLDGSGRVVAATDRNRIGTNLRNAPFFVEAQRSNDTVFITSRTEAGAYSFTYSRSIVINRKKAGVIVVGVDLGKFEQNWAGIADAIIVTDSEGQIILSTEPRWRGRTVEEALAVRSPPSAIQRALQATADWGALPPDAYLMGEAVMRNSARINHHGWRIISFTSYVSIRDKVNSVLALEIMGFAILLAGTFYMMSRRAQLRSIGFQQETRELRELNARLQREIAERERAEKNLEVAEQTLAQSSKLAALGEMSAAVSHELNQPLAAMKTYLAGARLLLQRKRSDEALSSFQRIDDLIERMGAITRQLKSYARKGGDAFEPLDMRSCVSGALSMMEPQLKRRRVTITRSLPREKVCVMADRVRLEQVIINLLRNALDATRESPAPQVDLILSAGETATLTVRDNGHGIEDLENLFEPFYTTKEPGDGVGLGLAISSGIVNDLGGRLTARNGRDGGAVFEVQLPILSQDVEAAE
- the purQ gene encoding phosphoribosylformylglycinamidine synthase subunit PurQ — encoded protein: MKAAVLVFPGSNCDRDLAEAFRKAGAEVTMVWHKNRVLPEGVDVVGIPGGFSFGDYLRCGAIAARSPITRAVIEHTHRGGYALGVCNGFQVLTETGILPGALMRNAGLKFVCKPVDLTVETANCAFTTGYEAGQRIAVPVAHHDGNYVADDDLVARLRGEDRIAFTYRDNPNGSVADIAGILSENRRVLGVMPHPERAAEPAHGGTDGAALFRSLIGALTPA
- the purS gene encoding phosphoribosylformylglycinamidine synthase subunit PurS — translated: MKARVHVMLKDGVLDPQGQAVAHALGALGFDGVGEVRQGKVIDLDLAETDPGAAEAQVREMCEKLLANTVIERFDIEIG
- the purC gene encoding phosphoribosylaminoimidazolesuccinocarboxamide synthase; protein product: MARRKKVYEGKAKILYEGPEPGTLVQYFKDDATAFNAEKHDVIEGKGVLNNRLSEFFMTGLNAIGVPTHFIRRINMREQLIRQVEIIPLEVVVRNVAAGSMSKRLGLEEGAALPRPIVEFYYKDDALGDPLVTEEHIIAFGWAAQQDLDDMVALALRVNDFLSGVMLAVGIKLVDFKIEVGRIWEGDFMRLVVADEISPDSCRLWDVKTGEHLDKDVFRRDLGSLTDAYTEVAKRLGVLPTNVTHATKPTLIN
- a CDS encoding SRPBCC family protein yields the protein MDRPVIDYTAPVCTIARDIILASCERVWHSLIDFERWPSWNDAVHRVALDGPLAEGSTVHWTTARGLTLSTTLTRLDPYARIAWAGSVGAMQAGYQLSLEPRDGMTRAVAEVSIDSGLARAMPGFTERALRAGLRRGLAALRVEAERHAV
- a CDS encoding DUF1476 domain-containing protein, whose amino-acid sequence is MTTFDDRENAFENKFAHDSEMQFKAEARRNKLLGLWAAELMGLSEEASLEYAKEVVKADFEEVGEEDVYRKLAGDLGTKADEATIRAKMAELMVVAKEQIMNES
- the bmt gene encoding betaine--homocysteine S-methyltransferase, which codes for MTDALSRMLAERDWLMADGATGTNLFNMGLASGEPPELWNIDRPDDIRALYRGAAEAGSDIFLTNSFGANAARLKLHDAQGRVGELNRVAAGLGREVADAADRPVVVAGSMGPTGEIMEPMGPLSYPAAVEMFHEQAEALKTGGADVLWVETISAGDEFRAAAEACQRAEMPWCGTMSFDTAGRTMMGLTSADLAALVENLAWKPLGFGANCGVGASDLLRTVLGFAAAGTERPIIAKGNAGIPKYVEGHIHYDGTPELMADYAVLARDSGATIIGGCCGTTPAHLRAMREALETRPCGPRPSLDEIAERLGGFSSASDGTAEEDTPARPRRRRRG
- a CDS encoding PA0069 family radical SAM protein; the protein is MDHPRARTPGRGAGHNPANRFERLSTEAVDDGWARDDDLPVLRTELRLERPRTVITRNRSPDVPFDRSINPYRGCEHGCIYCFARPSHAWLGLSPGFDFEARLVARPEAPDVLARELSRPSYRPRTIAIGTNTDPYQPVERAQRITRRLLEVLLAFRHPVGLVTRGNLIERDLDVLGELAALGLVRVGVSLTTLDAGLARSMEPRAPSPARRLATIERLAGAGVEVRAMVAPVIPGLTDHELESILKRAKVAGAVAATWVMLRLPLEVSAMFQDWLERHQPGKAARVMARLREMHGGRDYCPDWGKRMRGEGLYAAMIARRFRVAAARLALDRDLPALRTDLFRVPPRPGDQLELF